The following nucleotide sequence is from Verrucomicrobiota bacterium.
GATTGGCGTGGACACCGCAGGAAGCGCGTTCGATGACGCAGCCTGAAAGCCGCCCCCGGCTCGCGTTGGCGTAGAGAATCGCAGTGCAACCTGGCGGGTGGCGTTCGTGCCTGAAGAACCCTCCGGCGGCGGCAGTTTCAAGGGTTGAACTGCCGGCGCCGGAGGCAAGGTCGTTCCCAAGGGGGTGATTCTTGGAGCTGTTTTCGGCGGACTGGGACACGCGGTCAGAAAGACGAGCGCCGCCATCAAGGCAGCGAACAACCAGGGCTTCGGCACGCGGACATTTTGCGTACGATGACTCTCGACTCAAGCAGATGTTTCGTCGATGCGTCAGTGAAGGTGGGACGAGGCTTATAGCCGAGCCAATGCCATCGAGGAACGGCTCGGCTATAAGCCTCGCCCCACCTTACAGTATACCTTAGCACCTTAGCTGGGAGGGACACTGAACTCAGTAACCGGGCTGTGATCCGGCGTTGCTCGCCACACCCGCAACAATGGCCACTCCTGACGAAGTGCCCAACCGGTTGGCGCCGGCGGCGATCATCGTCAGCGCCGTTTGCGTGTCGCGGATTCCGCCAGCCGCTTTGACGCCGAACTTCGCCCCCACAGTTTCCCGCATCAATTTCACGTCCTCGACCGTGGCACCGCCTGGACCGAAGCCGGTCGAGGTCTTCACAAATTGCGCGCCGGAATCGAGCACGATCCGGCAGGCCGCGACCTTTTCCTCCGCGGTCAGATAACCGGTTTCCAGAATGACCTTCACGGGACGTTCGTCCGCCGCCTCCACAACGTCCCGCAACTCGCGAAGCACGTACGCGTGATCGCCCTCTTTGAGGCGCCCAAGGTTGAGCACAACGTCGATCTCGTGCGCTCCGTTGTCGATGGCGACCTCGACTTCGTACCGTTTCGCGTCCGGATCCACTGCGCCAAGCGGAAAGCCGATCACGGTGGCGACCTTTACAGCGCTTTCTTCGAGGAAGGCGCGCGCTTCCACGATTCGCGAACCATTCACGCACACGCAATGAAACCGGTGCTGACGCGCTTCGGCGCAGAGTTTTT
It contains:
- the deoC gene encoding deoxyribose-phosphate aldolase translates to MTAKDIAPHIEHTLLKPDATRAAIEKLCAEARQHRFHCVCVNGSRIVEARAFLEESAVKVATVIGFPLGAVDPDAKRYEVEVAIDNGAHEIDVVLNLGRLKEGDHAYVLRELRDVVEAADERPVKVILETGYLTAEEKVAACRIVLDSGAQFVKTSTGFGPGGATVEDVKLMRETVGAKFGVKAAGGIRDTQTALTMIAAGANRLGTSSGVAIVAGVASNAGSQPGY